One part of the Leclercia sp. LSNIH1 genome encodes these proteins:
- a CDS encoding CopG family transcriptional regulator, translating into MALLANLAMGRILIDLSDDVIQRLDNLKKLRNQPRAELLREAIEQYLDQQSVSIIRDALGLWGNQQEDGLEYERKLREEW; encoded by the coding sequence ATGGCTTTATTGGCGAACCTTGCAATGGGCAGAATACTGATCGATTTATCGGATGACGTTATTCAACGTCTTGATAATCTAAAGAAACTCAGAAATCAGCCGCGCGCTGAATTACTACGAGAAGCAATAGAGCAGTATCTCGATCAACAGAGTGTCTCGATCATTCGTGATGCGTTGGGTCTGTGGGGTAACCAGCAAGAAGACGGCCTTGAGTATGAGCGTAAGCTACGCGAGGAGTGGTAA
- a CDS encoding Ail/Lom family outer membrane beta-barrel protein, with protein sequence MNKSALVILLAASLTSSLAFANHHTFSLGYAHSDVKDFDNLNGVNVQYRYEFDSPIGLLGSFTWMKTHTKQDYLATRDIVHNDIDVNYYSLLAGPAYRINDYVSLYALGGTAWVKASGNTRWVNYGHNEVHHDGISERSASFAWGVGMVMNPVDNLSINLGYEGTKASMDRDYSINGFNVGMGYRF encoded by the coding sequence ATGAATAAAAGCGCTCTGGTAATTTTACTGGCTGCCTCTCTGACCAGCAGCCTGGCCTTTGCAAATCATCACACCTTTTCTTTAGGCTACGCGCACAGCGACGTAAAAGATTTTGACAACCTGAACGGCGTTAACGTCCAGTATCGCTATGAATTTGATTCACCGATCGGCCTTCTTGGCTCTTTTACCTGGATGAAAACGCACACTAAACAAGATTATTTAGCAACCCGCGACATTGTTCACAATGATATAGACGTAAATTACTACTCTTTGCTGGCAGGACCGGCGTACCGCATTAATGACTATGTTTCACTCTATGCCCTCGGCGGTACCGCATGGGTAAAAGCGTCCGGGAATACCCGCTGGGTGAATTATGGTCATAATGAAGTGCACCATGACGGTATTTCCGAGCGATCAGCGTCTTTCGCCTGGGGAGTGGGAATGGTGATGAACCCGGTCGATAATCTCTCCATTAATCTCGGCTATGAAGGCACAAAAGCCAGTATGGATCGCGACTATTCAATTAATGGTTTTAACGTGGGCATGGGCTATCGTTTTTAA
- the fabY gene encoding fatty acid biosynthesis protein FabY, whose protein sequence is MYHLRVPQTEEELALYYQFRWEMLRKPLHQPKGSERDAWDAMAHHQMVMDEEGNLVAVGRLYINADNEASIRFMAVHPSVQDKGLGTLMAMTLESVARQEGVKRVTCSAREDAVEFFAKLGFINQGEITTPQTTPIRHFLMIKPIASLDDILHRADWCGQLQQAWYQHIPLSEKMGVRIQQYTGQKFITTMPEIGNQNPHHTLFAGSLFSLATLTGWGLIWLMLRERHLGGTIILADAHIRYSAPISGKPSAVADLGALGGDLDRLARGRKARVQMQVELFGDETPGAVFEGTYIVLPAKPYGAYEEGGNEEE, encoded by the coding sequence ATGTATCACCTTCGAGTACCGCAAACGGAAGAAGAGTTAGCGCTTTACTACCAGTTCCGCTGGGAGATGTTACGTAAGCCATTACATCAGCCGAAAGGGTCGGAACGCGACGCCTGGGACGCGATGGCGCATCACCAGATGGTGATGGATGAAGAGGGCAATCTTGTCGCGGTTGGGCGGCTCTATATCAATGCCGATAATGAAGCCTCTATCCGCTTTATGGCGGTGCACCCTTCCGTACAGGATAAAGGTCTGGGCACATTAATGGCGATGACGCTGGAGTCCGTAGCCCGCCAGGAGGGTGTTAAGCGCGTCACCTGTAGCGCGCGCGAAGACGCGGTAGAGTTTTTTGCCAAGCTGGGTTTCATAAACCAGGGCGAAATCACCACCCCGCAAACCACCCCGATTCGTCATTTTTTGATGATCAAACCCATCGCCTCGCTGGATGATATTCTGCACCGCGCCGACTGGTGTGGTCAGCTACAGCAGGCCTGGTATCAGCACATCCCCCTGAGCGAAAAGATGGGGGTGCGCATTCAGCAGTACACCGGGCAAAAATTTATCACCACCATGCCGGAGATCGGCAACCAGAACCCGCACCACACCCTGTTTGCCGGCAGCCTCTTCTCGCTGGCGACGCTCACCGGTTGGGGGCTTATCTGGCTCATGCTGCGCGAGCGCCATCTTGGTGGCACCATCATTCTGGCCGACGCCCATATTCGCTACAGCGCGCCAATCAGCGGCAAGCCGAGCGCAGTCGCCGACCTGGGTGCCCTGGGTGGCGATCTCGACCGCCTGGCGCGAGGCCGCAAGGCACGTGTGCAGATGCAGGTCGAACTGTTCGGCGATGAAACACCGGGCGCGGTGTTTGAAGGGACCTATATCGTTCTTCCTGCGAAGCCGTATGGCGCGTATGAAGAGGGCGGGAACGAGGAGGAGTAG
- the dtd gene encoding D-aminoacyl-tRNA deacylase, with protein sequence MIALIQRVTRASVTVEGEVTGEIGPGLLVLLGVERDDDEQKANRLCERVLGYRIFSDADGKMNLNVQQAGGSVLVVSQFTLAADTERGMRPSFSKGAAPDRAEALYEYFVERCRQQEMHTQTGRFAADMQVSLVNDGPVTFWLQI encoded by the coding sequence ATGATTGCATTGATTCAGCGCGTAACCCGTGCCAGCGTCACCGTGGAGGGGGAAGTGACGGGTGAAATTGGTCCGGGACTTTTAGTCCTGTTAGGTGTCGAAAGGGATGACGACGAGCAAAAAGCCAACCGCTTATGTGAACGCGTGTTGGGTTACCGCATCTTCAGCGATGCGGATGGCAAGATGAACCTTAACGTCCAGCAGGCGGGTGGCAGCGTGCTGGTGGTGTCACAGTTTACGCTGGCGGCTGATACCGAGCGCGGCATGCGCCCCAGCTTTTCTAAAGGGGCGGCGCCGGATCGGGCAGAAGCGCTCTATGAATACTTTGTTGAGCGTTGCCGCCAGCAAGAGATGCATACACAGACCGGACGATTCGCTGCGGATATGCAGGTTTCGCTGGTAAATGATGGCCCTGTCACTTTCTGGCTCCAGATATGA
- a CDS encoding virulence factor BrkB family protein, with amino-acid sequence MLKNVHQKASHHTRPLRAWLKLLWHRIDEDNMTTLAGNLAYVSLLSLVPLVAVIFALFAAFPMFSDVSLQLRHFVFANFMPATGDVIQNYIEQFVANSSKMTAVGAVGLIVTALLLMYAIDSALNTIWRSTRARPKVYSFAVYWMILTLGPLLAGASLAISSYLLSLRWASDLNSLIDDVLRIFPLFLSWLAFWLLYSIVPTTRVPNRDAMVGALVAALLFELGKKGFALYITMFPSYQLIYGVLAVIPILFLWVYWTWCIVLLGAEITVTLGVYRELKKAAEAEKQREADQP; translated from the coding sequence ATGCTAAAAAACGTTCATCAAAAAGCCAGCCACCACACCAGGCCGCTGCGTGCGTGGCTAAAACTTCTCTGGCACCGCATCGATGAGGACAACATGACCACGCTGGCAGGTAACCTTGCCTATGTGTCGTTGCTCTCTCTGGTGCCGCTGGTAGCGGTCATCTTTGCGCTTTTCGCCGCCTTTCCGATGTTTTCGGACGTTAGCCTGCAGTTGCGGCATTTTGTCTTTGCCAACTTTATGCCGGCAACCGGGGATGTCATCCAGAACTACATTGAGCAGTTTGTTGCTAACTCCAGCAAGATGACGGCGGTCGGGGCGGTGGGCCTTATTGTCACTGCGCTGTTGCTGATGTATGCCATTGATAGTGCCCTGAACACTATCTGGCGCAGCACCCGCGCACGGCCTAAAGTTTACTCGTTTGCGGTCTACTGGATGATCCTGACCCTGGGGCCATTACTGGCTGGAGCCAGTCTGGCGATCAGTTCCTATCTGCTCTCTTTGCGTTGGGCCAGCGATCTCAACAGCTTGATTGACGATGTGCTGCGGATCTTTCCGCTGTTCCTCTCCTGGCTCGCTTTCTGGCTGCTATACAGTATTGTGCCTACGACGCGCGTGCCTAACCGGGATGCGATGGTGGGCGCGCTGGTTGCCGCTCTGCTGTTTGAACTGGGCAAGAAAGGATTCGCGCTTTACATCACCATGTTCCCCTCCTATCAACTGATTTATGGCGTGCTGGCGGTGATCCCCATTTTGTTCCTCTGGGTTTACTGGACGTGGTGTATCGTCTTGCTTGGCGCGGAAATTACTGTCACTCTCGGGGTATACCGCGAGCTAAAAAAAGCAGCAGAAGCCGAAAAACAACGAGAAGCAGACCAACCATGA